The Thaumasiovibrio subtropicus genome window below encodes:
- a CDS encoding SDR family oxidoreductase, with the protein MIKTVAVIGGTGMLGKPVSEAFARAGYRVVVVSRNASKAAAVFNPQLDITVREADMFHPAQLEQALHDADAIHINLSGNSPATYEKNHIQGTEAVLRAKPTHTQLITMISTATAYPQNDFRVDTKAKLAAEQLLKESGTHYMTYLPSWFYETLELLVDTNTVTTMCDATQPLHWVSAESFANAVVDSYQQPSLFNRRLTLFGPEKMTINEAADKYAEHMGYQRFHMSNEEAISYAKDTQDDTLLDAVDLLLYTEKVGEHADPKTLDHPLVLGSHFENWLDTRVTGS; encoded by the coding sequence ATGATTAAAACTGTCGCAGTGATTGGTGGAACAGGCATGCTAGGTAAACCCGTGAGTGAAGCATTTGCGCGTGCAGGATATCGGGTTGTTGTGGTGTCACGAAATGCGTCTAAGGCCGCCGCCGTATTTAACCCGCAACTTGATATCACAGTAAGAGAAGCGGATATGTTTCATCCCGCCCAGCTCGAACAGGCTTTGCATGATGCGGATGCGATTCACATCAACTTGAGTGGCAACTCTCCGGCAACCTATGAAAAGAATCACATTCAAGGTACTGAAGCCGTGCTGCGAGCGAAGCCAACGCACACCCAATTGATCACGATGATCTCCACCGCGACCGCCTATCCGCAGAATGACTTTCGCGTGGATACCAAAGCAAAACTTGCGGCCGAGCAGTTACTCAAGGAGTCAGGGACTCATTACATGACCTATCTCCCGAGTTGGTTTTACGAAACGCTAGAACTCCTTGTGGACACCAATACGGTGACCACCATGTGTGACGCAACACAGCCATTGCATTGGGTCAGTGCAGAGAGTTTTGCCAATGCGGTAGTAGACAGTTACCAGCAGCCAAGCTTGTTTAATCGCCGCCTTACCCTCTTTGGCCCAGAAAAAATGACCATCAATGAGGCTGCCGATAAATATGCCGAACATATGGGCTATCAGCGCTTCCACATGAGTAATGAAGAAGCCATCAGCTACGCAAAGGATACTCAGGACGACACGCTATTAGATGCGGTTGATCTACTACTTTATACCGAGAAAGTGGGTGAACACGCCGATCCGAAAACGCTTGATCACCCATTAGTGCTAGGTAGCCACTTTGAGAATTGGTTGGACACCCGAGTGACAGGTTCGTAA
- a CDS encoding hybrid sensor histidine kinase/response regulator: MGSVKSLLIMLFVVISFCSAAMFNVTMNISELRDENSFYNRQLQTFYLLSHELQESSELLSRFARAYVSTGEARWLQLYEQVLAVRSGELVIPEGEEYQFWSGVVSHPDAFVFTKPVGRMQPLLTRIRLSGIQPVEFVELQAALALSDDLVLIEKQAFLAMAGKEKGPLGQVIDTGKPNPPLAKALLFSERYFEEKTKIMTAIGNAHNVIVQRMKAEVLTRDKAAERYESLNLALMSTLVFVVALAFMLLWVFYIFPLSKLLKKVVSHVQQKDFAFTLDQRVRGDLKQFVDSLNVVFEHVASQLTQNTLVKDFNIILRRSRDVQSLSREVTHFLVRSLPVEMVGMYIYQEGKLTRLAGVGYDDQIESPHQGYTLTQLEILLSCKKYHMADLKGKYSVDLNGGILQLEELIFFPLHVNNEAVALLELGAANTPAKGSFDWLDKVLNDLALSIQVNLNNEQQREAEMRVRQQSQLNQSILNASPNPMYFLSNTRQYQRINAKFIDLIGHPAEAIIGARPGDLFAPDVAEAMSKVHGELLGTEAQKEYEIRLETEGDHAYEMVVFEAAFQDDENNVSGIVGMLLDLTERKQMEIALREAIEVADSASRAKGEFLANMSHEIRTPMNAILGMAHLALNTELDDTQARYVSRINESAATLLGIINDILDFSKIEAGKLSVEETNFALDDVLDGMTSMISIKAAEKEVEFILDIDPHIPVNLVGDPLRLGQVLVNLSSNAVKFTDEGEVVVAVTIAAQTEKTISLRFRVIDNGIGIEQAKIDDLFDSFTQADGSTTREYGGTGLGLTISQQLVALMGGTIEVESVVGEGSTFSFTLEFGLQAEKMRSKAFQKTHFVGKTALVVDDNSNACTILAGLLEGMGIRAATVLSGREALNVLQHNQFDMIFVDWNMPDMNGFELLKAIEPAQKAQPMKRFLVTGYGREVALREENNDLVDALLLKPVTPSNLVDAVVNCYGMALACPPDAPEETLTGISYQGADVLVVEDNEINQEVIAGILENLGIRVALASDGQEAIDYLQDHDVDLVFMDMQMPVMDGIKATKILRESVRWQALPIVALTANAMKGDIDTCHEAGMDDHLSKPIVMLQLYRILNQFLAEFSHVKTPEEAWSDNAVLSEPEQQALAILKVDSIDRVSQFCSGDYARYLSLLTIFLQRHEDDFELLCRLSQHPDNHQKMEKARDLAHTLKGTAANLGAVAIEQAAAMAEQKLEQGEAVEEADVREISLTIMEALQRLLDAKQQPSESRKSDMAVNDEEVQVQLDAFLAAVDGNDVAAVRYFDQLEQFGRWDSAQQAAIKDALAVFDFELARKLVAQTE, encoded by the coding sequence ATGGGGTCGGTTAAATCCTTATTGATAATGCTGTTTGTTGTTATTTCATTTTGTTCCGCTGCAATGTTTAACGTGACGATGAATATTTCTGAGTTGCGAGATGAAAATAGCTTTTATAACCGACAGCTACAGACTTTCTATTTGCTTTCTCATGAATTACAGGAGAGCTCTGAGCTATTGAGTCGATTTGCGCGCGCGTATGTGTCGACAGGGGAAGCACGGTGGTTGCAGTTGTATGAACAGGTGTTGGCAGTTAGAAGTGGAGAGTTGGTGATCCCTGAAGGAGAGGAATATCAGTTCTGGAGTGGCGTTGTTAGTCATCCTGATGCATTTGTATTCACAAAGCCCGTAGGTAGGATGCAACCTCTGCTTACTCGCATTCGTCTATCCGGGATACAGCCCGTGGAGTTTGTCGAGTTGCAAGCCGCTTTGGCACTGTCAGATGATCTTGTTCTTATTGAAAAGCAGGCGTTTTTGGCGATGGCTGGAAAAGAAAAAGGGCCGCTCGGGCAGGTGATTGACACTGGAAAACCCAACCCGCCATTGGCAAAAGCCTTGCTGTTTAGCGAGCGTTACTTCGAAGAAAAAACCAAGATCATGACGGCAATCGGCAATGCACATAATGTGATTGTGCAGCGTATGAAGGCCGAAGTGCTGACTCGAGACAAAGCAGCAGAGCGTTATGAATCCCTTAACCTCGCTTTAATGAGCACCTTGGTCTTTGTGGTGGCACTGGCGTTTATGTTGCTTTGGGTGTTTTACATCTTCCCGTTGAGTAAGTTGCTGAAAAAAGTGGTGAGTCATGTGCAGCAGAAAGACTTTGCATTCACGTTAGATCAGCGAGTGCGTGGTGACCTAAAGCAATTTGTGGATAGCTTAAACGTGGTTTTTGAACATGTTGCCAGTCAATTAACTCAAAATACGCTGGTGAAAGATTTCAATATCATTTTGCGCCGTAGCCGAGATGTACAGAGCTTGAGCCGTGAAGTGACCCACTTTTTGGTGCGGAGCCTGCCTGTCGAGATGGTGGGTATGTATATCTATCAAGAGGGCAAACTAACCCGTCTTGCCGGTGTGGGGTATGACGATCAAATCGAGAGCCCCCATCAAGGTTACACGCTGACTCAACTCGAAATTCTGTTGTCTTGTAAGAAGTATCATATGGCAGATTTGAAAGGAAAATATTCCGTTGACCTTAACGGCGGGATATTGCAATTAGAAGAGTTGATCTTTTTTCCTTTGCACGTCAACAACGAGGCAGTGGCTTTGCTTGAACTGGGTGCTGCCAATACGCCCGCCAAAGGGAGCTTTGACTGGTTAGATAAAGTCCTCAATGATCTGGCATTGAGTATTCAAGTTAACCTCAATAATGAGCAACAACGCGAAGCCGAAATGCGCGTCCGTCAGCAATCGCAGCTCAATCAAAGTATTCTCAATGCGTCACCAAACCCGATGTATTTCCTGTCTAACACGCGCCAATATCAACGCATCAATGCCAAGTTCATTGACTTGATCGGCCACCCAGCGGAGGCCATTATCGGCGCCCGACCGGGGGATCTGTTTGCCCCGGATGTGGCCGAAGCGATGAGCAAGGTGCATGGTGAGTTGCTTGGTACGGAAGCACAGAAAGAGTATGAAATCCGCTTGGAAACCGAAGGTGATCACGCCTATGAAATGGTGGTGTTCGAAGCGGCGTTTCAAGACGATGAGAACAATGTCTCGGGCATTGTCGGCATGTTGCTCGATCTTACTGAACGCAAGCAGATGGAAATTGCACTGCGTGAAGCGATTGAAGTGGCCGATTCTGCGAGTCGGGCAAAAGGGGAGTTCCTCGCCAATATGAGTCACGAGATTCGCACGCCAATGAACGCGATTTTGGGGATGGCCCATCTTGCCCTAAATACTGAATTGGATGATACGCAGGCCCGTTATGTTTCACGGATCAATGAATCTGCCGCCACTTTACTTGGCATCATTAATGACATCCTCGACTTCTCGAAAATTGAAGCGGGAAAGTTATCGGTTGAAGAGACTAACTTCGCCTTAGATGACGTCCTGGATGGTATGACCTCGATGATTTCGATTAAAGCCGCCGAGAAGGAGGTTGAGTTTATTCTCGATATTGACCCACATATTCCTGTTAACTTGGTGGGCGATCCGCTGCGTTTGGGACAAGTGCTGGTTAATTTAAGCAGCAATGCAGTGAAGTTTACTGACGAAGGAGAGGTTGTGGTCGCCGTGACTATCGCGGCGCAAACGGAGAAGACTATCAGTCTGCGATTTAGGGTTATCGACAATGGCATTGGGATAGAGCAAGCCAAGATTGATGATCTGTTTGACTCGTTTACGCAAGCTGACGGTAGCACGACCCGAGAGTACGGCGGAACCGGTTTGGGTCTGACAATTAGCCAGCAGTTGGTTGCGTTGATGGGCGGGACCATCGAGGTTGAAAGCGTGGTGGGAGAGGGTTCAACGTTTTCATTTACTCTAGAATTTGGCCTACAAGCGGAAAAGATGCGCAGCAAAGCGTTTCAAAAAACGCATTTCGTCGGCAAGACGGCACTGGTGGTTGATGATAACAGTAACGCCTGCACTATTTTGGCTGGCTTACTGGAAGGGATGGGGATTCGCGCCGCAACGGTGTTGTCGGGTCGTGAAGCGTTAAATGTGTTACAGCATAACCAGTTCGACATGATCTTTGTTGATTGGAACATGCCGGATATGAATGGCTTTGAGCTGTTGAAAGCGATAGAGCCAGCACAGAAAGCGCAACCGATGAAACGCTTCTTGGTCACAGGTTATGGCCGGGAAGTTGCGCTTCGAGAAGAGAACAATGATCTTGTGGATGCGTTGTTATTGAAACCGGTTACACCTTCAAACCTCGTCGATGCGGTTGTGAACTGCTACGGCATGGCGTTGGCGTGCCCGCCTGATGCGCCTGAAGAAACCTTAACAGGTATCAGCTATCAAGGCGCTGACGTATTGGTTGTAGAAGATAACGAGATAAACCAAGAAGTCATTGCTGGCATTTTAGAGAACCTTGGGATTCGAGTAGCGCTCGCAAGTGATGGACAAGAGGCGATTGATTATCTTCAGGATCACGATGTTGACCTCGTCTTTATGGATATGCAAATGCCTGTCATGGATGGGATCAAGGCGACTAAAATATTGAGAGAAAGTGTCCGCTGGCAGGCATTGCCCATTGTGGCGTTGACGGCGAATGCCATGAAAGGAGACATTGATACCTGCCATGAGGCGGGTATGGACGATCACCTTAGTAAACCCATCGTCATGCTACAGCTCTATCGAATTTTGAATCAGTTCTTAGCTGAGTTTAGCCATGTAAAAACACCGGAAGAGGCGTGGTCGGACAATGCCGTACTGAGTGAGCCAGAGCAGCAAGCGTTAGCCATTCTTAAAGTAGATAGCATCGACAGAGTAAGCCAGTTTTGCTCAGGGGATTACGCCCGTTATTTATCACTGTTAACCATCTTCTTGCAGCGGCATGAAGACGATTTCGAGTTGCTGTGTCGTCTTTCTCAACATCCGGACAATCACCAAAAAATGGAAAAAGCGCGGGATCTTGCGCATACGCTTAAAGGAACCGCAGCAAATTTAGGCGCAGTCGCGATTGAACAAGCCGCCGCGATGGCAGAGCAAAAGTTAGAGCAAGGTGAAGCGGTTGAAGAGGCGGATGTTCGAGAGATCAGTCTCACCATCATGGAGGCGTTGCAGCGTTTGCTCGACGCAAAACAGCAGCCTAGCGAGAGTAGGAAGAGTGATATGGCAGTGAATGATGAAGAAGTTCAAGTACAACTCGACGCATTTCTTGCCGCCGTTGACGGGAATGATGTGGCGGCTGTGCGATATTTTGATCAGTTGGAGCAGTTCGGTCGCTGGGATAGCGCGCAACAAGCAGCGATAAAAGATGCCCTCGCCGTGTTTGATTTTGAGTTGGCGAGGAAGCTGGTGGCACAAACTGAGTAG
- the ppsR gene encoding posphoenolpyruvate synthetase regulatory kinase/phosphorylase PpsR, translated as MQAKTSFRDVFYVSDGTAITSETMGHAVLGQFSIETKQTTVPFVENIERAEEVKLLINNAFEKRGTKPLVFYSIVVPEVREIIEQANGQFYDVLKTLVEPLSRDLGLTPTPKLQRSHSINRDARSYMDRIAAIEYTLAHDDGISLNNLEESDIILLGVSRCGKTPTSLYLAMQFGIRAVNYPFIQEDMDSLKLPSAIEPYRYKTFGLTITPERLHAIREGRMANSEYASQDQCEKELGKVEALFRKEAIPYLNTTSLSVEEISTRLLDMSGLQRRMC; from the coding sequence ATGCAAGCCAAAACTAGTTTTCGTGATGTGTTTTATGTTTCCGATGGTACGGCAATCACTTCTGAGACAATGGGACACGCTGTTTTAGGTCAATTTTCCATCGAAACTAAACAGACCACCGTCCCTTTTGTGGAGAATATTGAGCGCGCAGAAGAAGTTAAGCTATTGATAAACAATGCTTTTGAAAAGAGAGGAACGAAACCGTTAGTCTTCTATTCCATTGTAGTGCCAGAAGTGCGAGAAATTATTGAGCAAGCCAATGGCCAATTCTATGACGTGCTAAAGACCCTTGTGGAACCGCTAAGCCGTGATCTGGGTCTCACTCCAACCCCTAAGCTACAACGTTCACATAGTATTAACCGAGATGCCCGAAGTTACATGGACAGGATCGCGGCAATTGAATACACATTGGCGCACGATGACGGCATATCCCTTAATAATCTTGAAGAATCCGACATCATTTTATTAGGCGTTTCGCGCTGCGGAAAGACCCCTACAAGCCTCTATTTGGCCATGCAATTTGGCATTCGCGCCGTGAATTATCCTTTCATTCAAGAGGACATGGACAGCCTAAAATTGCCGTCAGCCATTGAACCCTACCGCTATAAAACCTTCGGCCTAACCATTACTCCAGAGCGCTTACATGCCATTCGAGAAGGAAGAATGGCGAATAGCGAATATGCCAGCCAAGACCAATGTGAGAAAGAACTCGGTAAGGTAGAAGCGCTCTTTAGAAAAGAAGCTATCCCCTATCTCAATACCACGTCGTTATCTGTTGAAGAGATTTCAACACGCTTACTGGATATGAGCGGCTTACAACGCAGAATGTGCTGA
- a CDS encoding LysR family transcriptional regulator, whose product MDIQASFWFVTVAKLGSFSKAAEELDQPASTVSRRIAHLEKAIGRQLLVRNTRNMRLTESGKELLALMTNLDRDYLTVLDWVNSHGAISGRFRVTAPNQFVEYPLSDWLIEFKQRHPDLVIEVVGSNEYLDFYQHRIDLAFRQGPLPDSGLHQRRIFSFEYGLYAAPSYLEQREKKDKQLQEDSLAWLKQQQTVGVGAQGRRFPWSLNDGGKLTHYTPTTNILLESPAQGVRAAVAGLGILYTNAYDAHQAVESGSLVPVCRSLWPEAIGFYMVFDEARVKSQTLQTFMAFASEKARQLHQLPGISE is encoded by the coding sequence ATGGATATTCAAGCGAGCTTTTGGTTTGTCACCGTGGCTAAGCTGGGCTCTTTTAGCAAAGCGGCAGAAGAGCTCGATCAACCCGCCAGCACCGTCAGTCGACGAATTGCCCATCTTGAAAAAGCGATTGGTCGCCAACTGTTAGTGCGAAATACACGCAACATGCGTTTAACCGAGTCTGGGAAGGAGCTGTTGGCACTGATGACCAACCTCGACCGCGACTATCTCACCGTTTTAGATTGGGTCAACAGCCATGGCGCCATCTCTGGCAGGTTTCGCGTCACCGCCCCAAACCAGTTTGTAGAATATCCGCTGAGTGATTGGTTAATTGAGTTTAAACAAAGGCACCCAGACCTTGTGATTGAAGTGGTAGGTAGTAATGAATACTTAGACTTTTATCAGCATCGTATTGATCTGGCGTTTCGGCAGGGGCCATTACCTGACTCAGGCTTACATCAACGGCGCATCTTCAGCTTTGAGTATGGGTTGTATGCCGCCCCTTCATACCTAGAGCAGAGAGAGAAGAAAGACAAGCAGCTGCAAGAGGATAGCTTGGCATGGCTGAAGCAGCAGCAAACCGTGGGCGTTGGCGCACAAGGGCGGCGCTTTCCGTGGTCTTTGAATGATGGCGGTAAGCTCACACACTATACCCCAACCACGAACATTCTGCTGGAGTCTCCCGCTCAGGGCGTCCGTGCCGCAGTCGCTGGATTGGGCATACTCTACACCAATGCCTACGACGCACATCAAGCGGTAGAGTCCGGCAGTTTAGTCCCGGTATGCCGCTCCCTCTGGCCCGAGGCGATCGGTTTTTACATGGTCTTTGATGAAGCAAGGGTGAAATCTCAAACACTGCAGACATTTATGGCCTTTGCGAGCGAAAAAGCCCGACAGCTTCATCAACTGCCGGGCATATCCGAATAA
- a CDS encoding response regulator — translation MLLSNLSDCTVLIVDDSPENITWMSEALSSFYQIKVTTSGKEALKLLKNNQIELVLLDIIMPGLTGYDVIKEIRRDPKTHDIPVIFLTAKDTKEDEKIGLKLGASDYIHKPINVSILKSRVKTHLQNKRSRDILSNQNDYLEKEIKNRYEELNQMQDAIVYSLAGLAETRDPETGDHILRTQYYVRALAEELSQKSKYHEKLCDNVIDAYFKAAPLHDIGKVGITDNILLKPGKLTFEEFEEMKKHPMLGLQTLLKAEKRLGKPNMLLNAAKEIAYGHHEKWDGSGYPEGLSGENIPLSARLMALADVYDALISRRVYKDPMSHDAAKSIIVKGRANHFDPEVVDAFLAIEDKFIDIAETYSG, via the coding sequence ATGCTATTATCTAACCTCAGTGACTGTACGGTCTTGATCGTCGATGATTCCCCAGAAAACATCACATGGATGTCTGAGGCTCTATCAAGTTTTTATCAAATAAAAGTCACCACCTCAGGCAAAGAAGCACTTAAACTATTAAAAAACAACCAGATAGAACTTGTTTTACTCGACATAATTATGCCGGGTTTAACTGGGTATGATGTCATAAAAGAGATACGACGAGATCCCAAAACCCATGATATCCCTGTCATTTTTCTTACCGCAAAAGACACCAAAGAAGATGAGAAAATAGGGCTAAAATTAGGTGCTTCAGATTATATACACAAGCCTATTAATGTCTCAATTTTGAAATCAAGAGTAAAAACCCACCTCCAAAACAAGCGCTCTAGAGATATTTTATCCAACCAGAATGATTATTTAGAAAAGGAGATTAAAAATCGATATGAAGAATTAAATCAGATGCAAGATGCCATTGTCTATTCCTTAGCCGGACTGGCTGAAACACGCGATCCAGAGACGGGAGATCACATACTTAGAACGCAATATTACGTAAGAGCATTGGCGGAGGAGCTCTCTCAGAAATCCAAGTACCATGAAAAGTTATGCGATAACGTCATCGACGCTTACTTTAAAGCGGCCCCACTGCATGATATTGGCAAAGTGGGGATCACCGACAATATCCTTTTAAAACCGGGAAAATTGACCTTTGAAGAGTTCGAAGAGATGAAGAAGCACCCCATGCTAGGGCTGCAAACACTGCTCAAGGCTGAAAAGCGGTTAGGGAAGCCCAATATGCTGCTAAACGCAGCAAAAGAGATTGCGTATGGTCACCATGAAAAATGGGATGGTAGTGGTTATCCAGAAGGTTTGAGTGGTGAAAATATTCCATTGAGTGCGCGCCTAATGGCATTGGCCGATGTCTATGATGCATTGATTAGCCGACGTGTGTATAAAGACCCAATGAGCCATGATGCAGCCAAGTCCATTATTGTCAAAGGCAGAGCAAACCATTTTGACCCGGAAGTTGTCGATGCATTCCTCGCTATCGAAGACAAGTTTATCGACATCGCTGAGACGTATAGCGGGTGA
- a CDS encoding glyoxalase superfamily protein: MKSQTIPITRIFDEQKAKDFYLGFLGMTLDWEHRFGDDFPLYMQVSKGDFVLHLSEHSGDCTPGSKLFVNVSDLDALFKEISAKAYPYCKPEIEEAPWGGHCFTVVDPFSNKILFNASREL, encoded by the coding sequence ATGAAATCGCAGACTATCCCTATCACCCGTATTTTTGACGAGCAAAAAGCGAAAGACTTTTATCTTGGATTTCTCGGAATGACGCTGGATTGGGAGCATCGATTTGGGGATGATTTTCCATTGTATATGCAAGTGTCAAAAGGTGATTTTGTGCTGCATCTCAGTGAGCATTCAGGCGATTGCACGCCGGGCAGCAAGCTATTTGTTAACGTCAGCGATCTCGATGCGTTGTTTAAGGAAATTAGCGCGAAAGCCTACCCTTATTGCAAGCCTGAGATCGAGGAAGCCCCTTGGGGAGGACACTGCTTTACTGTTGTCGATCCGTTTTCAAACAAGATCTTGTTCAATGCCTCTCGCGAGCTTTGA
- the ppsA gene encoding phosphoenolpyruvate synthase — MQQNVVWYDALSMNDVDKVGGKNASLGEMVANLANAGVKVPNGYATTSFAFNQFLEYGGLNDRIYALLDKLDVDDVQALKSTGETIRNWVLAHPFTPELEADIRRCYAELGEGDDRLSVAVRSSATAEDLPNASFAGQQETFLNVRGIDAVIEAVKHVFASLFNDRAISYRVHQGFDHKGVALSAGIQRMVRSDKAASGVMFTLDTESGFDQVVFITSSWGLGEMVVQGSVNPDEFYVHKPSLQFGHQAVVRRTIGSKLIKMVYAEGEALGTQVDVVDTTEAERGQFSLNDEEIQALAQQALIIERHYGRPMDIEWAKDGVTGELLIVQARPETVRSRDDKNVMERFHLNQQAEVLTEGRAIGQRIGAGVVRVVNSLDEMDQVQEGDVLVADMTDPDWEPVMKKAAAIVTNRGGRTCHAAIIARELGIPAVVGCGQATAQLTNGMQVTVSCAQGETGYVYQGELDFEIRRSSVNDLPDLPLKVMMNVGNPDRAFDFATIPNEGVGLARLEFIINKMIGIHPKALLNYDDQTAEIQADIDKRIAGYADPVEFYIEKLTEGISTLAAAFWPKRVIVRMSDFKSNEYRNLLGGERYEPTEENPMLGYRGASRYISDQFQDCFALECEAIKRVRGLKGLKNVEIMIPFVRTVSEAASVIDLLAQHDLRRGDQGLKVIMMCELPSNAVLADKFLKYFDGFSIGSNDMTQLTLGLDRDSGDIAHLFDERDEAVKAMLTMAIQAAHKAGKYVGICGQGPSDHDDLADWLMAQGISSVSLNPDTVLETWLHLGEKA, encoded by the coding sequence ATGCAACAGAATGTTGTTTGGTACGACGCTTTATCAATGAATGACGTGGATAAAGTGGGTGGTAAAAACGCATCCCTCGGAGAGATGGTGGCAAACCTCGCTAATGCAGGCGTGAAAGTGCCCAATGGCTATGCAACCACATCGTTTGCGTTTAATCAGTTTCTTGAGTATGGAGGCTTGAATGACCGCATCTATGCGTTGCTCGACAAGCTGGATGTGGACGATGTACAGGCGTTGAAATCGACAGGAGAGACGATTCGCAATTGGGTGCTTGCGCATCCTTTTACGCCTGAGCTAGAGGCAGACATTCGCCGCTGCTATGCCGAGCTTGGGGAAGGCGATGATCGCTTGTCTGTCGCAGTGCGTTCCTCTGCGACGGCAGAAGATCTTCCCAATGCATCTTTTGCTGGTCAGCAAGAGACCTTCTTGAATGTACGCGGGATTGATGCGGTGATTGAAGCGGTGAAGCATGTGTTTGCCTCATTGTTCAATGATCGAGCGATTTCTTATCGCGTTCACCAAGGTTTTGATCATAAAGGCGTTGCACTCTCTGCGGGTATTCAACGTATGGTGCGTTCAGACAAGGCGGCGTCAGGGGTGATGTTTACCTTGGATACCGAATCTGGCTTTGACCAAGTGGTGTTTATCACTTCATCTTGGGGTCTTGGAGAAATGGTGGTACAGGGCAGTGTGAACCCTGATGAGTTTTATGTTCATAAGCCAAGTTTGCAATTTGGCCATCAAGCTGTAGTACGCCGTACCATTGGTTCTAAATTGATCAAAATGGTTTATGCCGAAGGCGAAGCGTTGGGCACGCAAGTTGACGTTGTGGATACCACAGAGGCAGAACGCGGTCAGTTCTCGCTTAACGATGAAGAGATCCAAGCGTTGGCGCAGCAAGCTTTGATCATTGAAAGGCATTACGGCCGGCCGATGGATATCGAGTGGGCAAAAGACGGTGTTACGGGAGAGTTACTTATCGTGCAGGCGAGGCCAGAGACGGTGCGCTCGCGTGATGATAAGAATGTGATGGAGCGTTTTCATCTAAACCAACAAGCTGAGGTACTCACAGAAGGCCGTGCGATTGGTCAGCGCATTGGTGCTGGGGTGGTGCGTGTCGTGAACTCCTTAGATGAGATGGATCAGGTCCAAGAGGGCGATGTGCTCGTAGCGGATATGACTGACCCAGATTGGGAGCCAGTGATGAAAAAAGCCGCGGCGATTGTCACAAACCGCGGCGGTCGTACCTGTCATGCAGCGATTATCGCTCGCGAGTTGGGTATTCCAGCCGTTGTTGGTTGTGGTCAGGCGACAGCGCAATTGACGAACGGCATGCAAGTGACTGTCTCTTGTGCCCAAGGTGAAACGGGGTATGTTTATCAAGGTGAGCTAGATTTTGAAATTCGCCGCTCTTCGGTGAACGACCTGCCTGATTTACCGTTAAAAGTCATGATGAACGTTGGTAATCCAGATCGCGCTTTTGATTTTGCGACGATCCCGAATGAAGGGGTTGGTCTGGCTCGTCTAGAGTTCATTATCAACAAAATGATCGGCATTCACCCTAAAGCCTTACTCAATTACGATGATCAAACCGCAGAGATTCAAGCGGACATTGACAAGCGTATTGCGGGTTATGCGGACCCGGTAGAGTTTTACATTGAAAAGCTGACGGAAGGAATTTCAACGCTTGCGGCGGCATTCTGGCCGAAGCGTGTGATTGTGCGGATGTCGGATTTTAAATCAAACGAGTACCGAAACCTATTGGGGGGTGAGCGCTATGAACCGACAGAAGAAAACCCAATGCTCGGGTATCGTGGCGCATCTCGTTATATCTCGGACCAGTTCCAAGACTGCTTTGCACTGGAATGTGAAGCGATCAAGCGAGTTCGAGGGCTGAAAGGGCTGAAAAATGTCGAGATCATGATCCCGTTCGTCCGTACTGTGAGCGAAGCGGCGTCGGTGATTGATTTATTGGCGCAGCACGATCTTCGTCGTGGTGATCAGGGTTTAAAGGTGATCATGATGTGCGAGCTGCCTTCCAATGCGGTGCTGGCGGACAAGTTCTTGAAGTACTTTGATGGCTTCTCGATTGGTTCGAACGACATGACCCAACTGACACTGGGATTAGATCGTGATTCTGGCGATATCGCCCATCTCTTTGATGAGCGAGATGAGGCGGTGAAAGCCATGTTAACCATGGCAATCCAAGCCGCACATAAAGCTGGCAAATACGTGGGTATTTGTGGTCAAGGTCCTTCTGATCACGATGATCTTGCTGACTGGCTCATGGCACAAGGGATCAGCTCTGTTTCCCTTAACCCAGATACAGTTCTAGAGACATGGCTGCATCTTGGGGAAAAAGCGTAG